CCGTACTTTAAAACGTAAAGTTCCAAAAGAAAACGGTATTCATACTGCAACTTGGTATATGACAGAAAAAGGTGTACCAAGAGCTTCAAGAAGAATCAGAAAATCTAAATCTGAACCTTCTGGTGTAAGTGTAAAACCAGGTACTTATAAAGTGAAACTTACTTTCGGAGATCAAACATCAGAGCAAAATATTACTGTAAAATATGATCCTAGACTTACAATTTCTAATGAAGCTATAAATCAAAAATATAATACTTCAAAAGAATTAGAGAAACATCAAGAAGTGATGGTAAATGCTGTTAAGCAATTAGTTGAAAGTAAAAAAATCGCTGAAGGATATAAAAAAGAATTATCTACAAAAGATAAAAAGAAGTATAAAGATCAAATAAAAGCTTCTAAAGACATTATTAAGAAAATTGATACAATACTTACAGTTTACTTAGGTAAAGTTGATAAACGCCAAGGTATTGTAAGAAGTCCAGAACCAAATGTGAGTAATCGTTTAGGAACTGCAAGTTGGTATATCAATAGTAGATTTGGTAATCAAACAGCAACTGAAACACGTTTAATCAATCAATTTAAAACGTCTTTAAAAGAAGCATTAGGGCAAACAAATGCTTTCTTTAATAAAGATTGGCCAGCTTACAAAGGAGAGGTTGAAAAAATTACAATTTCACCATTTAAAGAGACAAAGATTTTTCAATTGAATTAATCCGTAACTTATTGACGACTAGATCGTCTTATTAGAAATCAAAAATATCTAAAAATGAAAAACACAATCTTATGCTCTTTCCTTGTGGGTCTCTGCCTCGTTTCCTGTAAAGAAAGTAAAAAAGAAGAATTAGATTCTTCTAAAGAAATCAAACAGTATTCCATCAAACAAATGATGGATAATGAAAGTGTTTTTGGTGGTAGTTTCTCATCTGACAATTCAAAATTATTAGTTACTAGTAATAAATCTGGTATCTATAATATGTATACTGTCAGCACCAAAGATGGAACTTATACTCCAATTACAAAATCAGACAGTTCTTCTGTTTATGCTACATCTTACTTCCCTAAAGATGATAGGATGTTATTTAGAATGGATGATAATGGAGATGAAATTTATCATATCTACAAACGTGATTTAGATGGAACCATTACTGAACTTACTCCAGGAAAAGGTGTGAGATCAAGTTTTTACGGATGGTCGAAAGATGAGAAAAGTTTCTTTTATGCTTCAAACAAAAGAGATAGTAAGTACATGGACATTTATGAAATGGACTTAGAAACATTCACTTCTAAAATGATTTATGAAAATAAAGAAGGATATGATGTTTCTGCAATCTCAAACAACAAGAAGTTATTTGCATTAAATAAAACAGTAAACACAAATGATAGTGATTTATTCCTTTATGATGTAACTACTAAAGAAACCGTAAAAATCAATGGAACTTTAAGTGGTAACTCTGCGGAAGATTTTTCTAATGATGATAAGTTCTTTTATTACACTACTGATGCAAATGGAGAATTTACAACGTTAATGAAATATGATATCCAAACAAAAGAATCAACAGAAGTCTTAAAAAAGGATTGGGATATTAGCGGAAGTTATTTTACTAATAAAGGAAAATATCGAGTAACGTATATCAATGAAGATGCAAAAAATGTAATTGAAGTACAAGATGTTGCTACAGGTAAGAATATTGAATTACCAAGTGTGGATGGAAAAAGCATTACAAGTGTAGGTTTTTCTAGAGACGAATCTATGATGCGTTTTTATGCTGGAGGATCAAATTCACCTTCAAATCTTTATGTTTATGATTTAAAAACTAAGGATCAAAAACAATTAACCGATGTTTTAAATGATGAAATTAACGGAGATGATTTAGTAAGCGCTAAAGTTATCCGTTATCCTTCTTTTGATGGTGTAACCATTCCTGCTATTTACTATTTACCACATCAAGCTTCTGCAGAAAATAAAGTTCCTGCATTAGTTTGGGTTCACGGAGGACCAGGAGGACAATCTCGTCAAAATTTTAGTTCTAGAATTCAATATTTAGTTAATCACGGATATGCTGTTTTAGCTGTAAATAATCGCGGAAGTAGCGGTTACGGAAAGACATTCTATAAAATGGACGATAAGAATCATGGTGAAAAAGATTTACAAGACTGTGTAGAAGGTAAAAACTGGTTAGCAAAACAAGCTGAAATTGATCCAGAAAAAATTGGAATTCTTGGAGGCTCATATGGTGGTTATATGACTATGGCTGCTCTTACTTACACTCCAGAAGAATTTGCAGTTGGAGTCAATATTTTTGGAGTAACGAATTGGATGCGTACTTTAAAAAGTATTCCACCATGGTGGGAATCATTCAGGGAAGCTTTATACAAAGAATTAGGAGATCCACATTCGGCCGATTCAGTTCGATTAAAAAGAATCTCTCCCCTATTCCATACAGATAAAGTTACTAAACCACTAATGGTATTACAAGGAGCTAAAGATCCTAGAGTTTTACAAGTTGAGTCTGATGAAATCGTAGCTGGAGTTAAGAAAAACGGTGTTCCTGTGGAATACGTATTATTCGAAGATGAAGGTCATGGTTTCGCTAAAAAAGAAAATCAAATTGAAGCTAACAGTAGAATTTTAAAATTCTTAGATCAATATCTTAAAAAGAAAGAGCCAATCGAGAAGTCGGCTTTATAAATTAAATCAATAAAAAAATAGAATCTCTAGTTTATTAAATTGGAGATTCTATTTTTGTTTTATAACATATTCAAAATGAAGAGAAGATTATTAGCACTTTTAGCATTATTTGTTTTTTGTCAAATAAATGCACAACAAAATCCTGAAAAAGAATTAGGGATTTGGTACATGTACAATGGTTCACACAAAATATCTGATAAGTTCAGTATAAAATCTATGGCTCATTTTAGATTTTTTGAAATTGGAGAAGATATGCAACAATACATTTTACGTTTTGGATTGAATTATAAAATTGATAACACATTAAGTGCTACACTAGGATATGCATTTCTAGATACTGATACTACATTTGGATTAGATGGAGGAACATTTGGAGATCATCGTATTTATGAAGATTTACTAGCTAACCATAAAATCTCGAAACTAAGTTTTGCGCATAGATTACGTGCAGAACATCGTTTTTTCAACTCTCAAACTGGTCATTTATTAAGATATCAATTAGGTTTAAGTTATCCGATTGCAGAAAAATGGTCAACTTATATTTATGATGAAGTCTTCTTCGATTTTGATGGTGGAGATGCTTATAATCAAAATTGGTTTGGACTAGGTTTTAAGTACCAACTTTCTAAAGTTGCAAAATTACAATTGGGTTATATGAGTATTAATATAAATAATCAGAACTTAGATAGAATTCAATTGGGTATTGCTATTAGTACGGATCATAGAAAAAAGAAGAAATAAAAATTTTGATACCTTAGCAAAAACTTAACAACTAATGGAAAATCAACCTTTCTTTTCTAATGACGCTATTGTCTTTGGTATCTTAATGATTTCACTTGGATTTGTATTTTATACTGAAAGTATAAAAAAAGGATTCTGGTTAAAATTCTACAAAATTGTACCTGGATTATTAATGTGTTATTTAATCCCTGCAATATTTAATTCTTTAGGAATTATTTCAGCAGACACTTCTAAAACTTATTACATCGCTAGTAGATTTTTATTACCTGCCTCATTGGTTTTGATGACTTTGAGTATTGATTTAAAAGCTATTTTTAATCTTGGTCCTAAAGCCTTAATTATGTTCTTTACTGGAACTTTAGGAATTGTAATTGGTGGTCCAATCGCAATATTACTAATATCATTAGTTTCTCCTGAAACAGTTGGAGGTGTAGGTTTTGACGCAGTATGGAGAGGATTATCAACTCTTGCCGGAAGTTGGATTGGTGGTGGAGCAAATCAAGCTGCTATGTTAGAGATTTATCAATATAATCCGGAAAAATATGGAGGAATGGTGTTGGTTGATATTGTTGTAGCAAATATTTGGATGGCGTTACTTTTAATTGGTATTGGTAAATCAGATAAAATTGATAACTGGTTAAAAGCGGATAATTCTGCAATTGAAGAATTAAAAAGAAAAGTGAGTTCATTTACCGAGAAAGTTTCTAGAAATCCATCTTTAACGGATTTAATGATTCTTCTAGCTTTAGCTTTTGGTGCTGTTGGAATTGCGCATTGGGGAGCCGAATCTATTTCATCATTTCTAACCGAAAATGTAAGTGCTGTAGCCGATAAAAGTTCAGCATTATCATCATTCTCTTCAAAATTCTTTTGGATGATTACTATTGCCACAGCAATTGGAATAGGACTTTCATTTACGAAAGCTAAAAATTATGAAGGTGCAGGAGCTAGTAAATTAGGTAGTGTATTCATATATGTATTGGTAGCAACGATTGGGATGAAAATGGATTTATCTAAAATTATTGAGAACCCAGGTTTAATTGCTATCGGTTTAGTTTGGATGGCTATTCATGCTGGTTTATTAATATTAGTAGCAAAACTTATTCGTGCTCCATATTTTTTCTTAGCTGTTGGTAGTCAAGCAAACGTTGGTGGTGCTGCGAGTGCACCTGTTGTTGCAGCTGCATTTCACCCATCATTAGCAACTGTAGGAGTTTTATTAGCTGTTTTCGGTTATGTTGTAGGAACATATGGTGCTATTTTGTGTACAATTTTAATGGAAATAGCCTCAAAAGTTGTCTAGAATTCTGCATATTTGCAATCGAAAATTTTAAATATATATGAGAAATATTATCGCATTATTACTTGTTTCGTTAATCGCTTTTTCTTGTTCATCAGAGAAAAAAATGGGAAACATGGTAGTAACAGGACAAATTAAAGGTCTTAAAAAGGGTACTTTATATCTTCAAAAAATGATTGACACTACTATTGTTTCAGTAGATTCTATTCAGTTATTAGGTGATGATAAATTCTCTCTTACGGATGATGTAGACTCTCCAGTTATGTATTACCTAACTTTTGACGGAAATACCGAACCTAAGAAATTAATGTTCTTTGGAGAAAAAGGAACAGTAACTATTAATGATAAAGTTGAAGAATTTGGTTTTAAACCAACGGTTACCGGTTCTAAGAATCAAGAAGTAATGGATAAATTCAATGAAGTTGATAATCAATTTAAAATGAAACGTTTAGATTTCATTGCTAAAGATTTAGAAGCTCGTGCTAAAAAAGACAGTGTCTTAGCGGATAGTCTAGCTAAAGAATATAAAAAATTAGTTCGTCGTCGTTTCTTATTTACTACAAACTTTGCTATCTCAAATAAAGATAGTGAAGCGGCTGCATACATCGCTTTAACGGAATTATTCGATGCAAATATTTACTTATTAGATACGATTAATAATAGCTTAACAGATAAGGTTAAAGGATCTGATTATGGTAAACGATTGAATAAGTTTGTTACAGAAATCAAAGAAGCAGAAGCTAAAAAAACTGAATAGGTTAATAATAATTAACTCTTATAAAAATATAAAGCCTTTCTTTTCAGAAAGGCTTTTTTGGTCTTTTAGTTTAAGTTCAGTAGCATTCCCCCAAATTTTACTTTCCCTTAAAACATAGGATAGACCCATGGTGTAAATATATGAAAAAACTAAGAAACTATTGATTTACTGATTATTAACTAATTAGCATGAAATTATAGTATCATAAAATGATAAAATAGTACCAAAAAAGCAACACGGATGCATTAAAGTGTGTGACATTTACAAAAATTCAGTGTCAAAAGCATGAGTAAAATATGGATTGATTACTATCCTTTATCTTACATACTTATTAAATTAATAAGTAATTACTAGGGGCTTATATGCCCCTTTCTTTTTGCAGTCTTTTCAGTTTATAAATATTTCTTACATCACTTTCTTTACTTTTTTTCAATAGTTTTATTCTTACAAGAGATATTACATTTATAAACAATCAATAAGAAGTTTATCCTCTTTTCAATCATCAATTCAATCCAAAATGACTAACAAAAAATTCAAGCTTTGTATTACAATGGCTGGAGCAGTATCAGCTGGCGCTTATACAGCCGGTGTATTAGACTATTTATTAGAAACTTTACATCTTTGGGAAATTGCAAAAGAGAATAATCGTAAAATAGGACAAGGTAATCCTGGCTACGACAACTCTATTCCTATGCATGAAGTTGAAATTGATGTTATTAATGGAGCCTCAGCCGGAGGAATAACAGGAACGCTAGCTGTTTTAAACTTACTCGATAAAAATTATAATCATTACAATAGAGAAAATCCTAAAGGAGAAAACAATCGTTTTTATAAGAGTTGGGTTAAAATGGCGGACGATGACAAAGAAATAACATTGAATAAAATGTTACATCGAGATGATATTAAAGCTGGTGAAAAGCCAGAATCTTTGCTTAATACCAAAGCGATAGAATCAATAGCTGATGAAGCTCTACTTATAAAAGAGCAAAAGAATTATCCAAAATACGTCTCTAAAAATCTAGATTTAATATTAACTATTAGTAATCTACGTGGAATCAATTTTAAGGTAGATTTTGACGGAAGAAGTTATAATAGTTCAGGGACTACAATAACGAATCATGGTGGTTTTTTCAGATATAAAACTGTAAACAATAGTTATCCTAATAGAGGAATCCCTAAAAAAAATGACTCACTTTATCACGTCTTAGATCTAAAAAATCAAACAGATATTTCCGTTCTACGTAATGCTACATTAAGTACATCTGCTTTTCCAATAGGTTTAAAATCCAGACAATTAAATATTTACACCGAATATTTAAACCGTTACCCCAAATATCTATTCGGTAAAGATCGTTTACATGCCATTTCTCCTATCCTTAAAAATGAAAAATTGTATCATTTCAATTCTATCGATGGAGGGTTAATTAATAACGAACCGTATGGAATTGCTTTAAAAGTAATGCACGAGAAAAACGCTAATATTCTAAAGAATAAGGATAATAATTACGCAGTAATAATGGTTGATCCTTTTCCTAACCTAAATTCAACTGAAGAAAATTACACTCCGAAAAGTGATATTATTTCTGTAGTAAAAGGAATGTTTAAAGCCTTACGAAACCAAGTAATGTTTAATCAAGATGGAATTCTAGAGGCATTATCACTTTCTGATAGAACTAAATTCTTAATAGCACCCATACGTAAGGAAAAAATAGAAGGTAAATGGGTAAGAGCTCAAAATGATTTGGCCTCTGCTCCACTGAATGGATTTGCAGGATTTTTAGATGAATCATTTAGAGAACATGATTTTAAATTAGGTAGACAGAACTGTCAAACATTTTTGCGTTATTATTTTGCGGTAAAGGATGAAAATATTCAAAGTAGACTTCAATCTGATCCTACCAATGAAGCTAAAGATAGGTTCTCTTTTTCTGTGCCTCCAAAAGATCCAAACGCAAATAAATTTTATCCTATTATTCCAGATGTTCGTTTATTAAATGCTTTTAAAGACATCAGTGATAAGGAGAATTATGGTTCCGACGCTAAAATTCACTATCCGATTTACCCGAAGTTTGATACAAAACGTTTTGAAAAGACATTCAAAACACCTATCAAAAGGCGAATTTCATATGTAGTCAAAGGAATAAGTAATAGCAGAATGCTAACTTTTGGATTTAATAGACTTTTCAAAAACAAAGCTTATAATTACATCAAAAACACAATTGAAAAAGAATTAGAAGAAGCTCAGTTAATTAGAAAGGATTGATTTAAAAATAAAAACTCGGATATCGAGATATCCGAGTTTTCATTATAATCTGATAGATTTACTATTTCTCTGAAGAAATATATTTATTAACCAAATTTTCAAGGATGTCTAATGGTAATGGTCCATTGGTTAAAACAACATCGTGAAACTTTCTAATATCAAACTTATCACCAAGTGCCTTCTTAGCTTTTTCTCTTAGCTCAATAATTTTTATCATTCCTATTTTATATGCTGTTGCCTGACTTGGCATTACAATATGACGCTCTACCATTTTTACTGCATCTGCTTCAGCATTCGGAGTGTTATCCGTGTAATACTTTATCCCTTCTTCCCTTGTCCATTTTTTAGAATGAATTCCTGTATCTACTACCAAACGACAAGCCCTCCATAATTCCATGGCTAATCGTCCAAAATCTGAATACGGGTCAGAATAGAATCCCATTTCTTTAGGAATAAATTCAGAGTATAATCCCCAACCTTCAACATAAGCAGTATAGCGTCCAAATTTTCTGAACATTGGTACTTCTTTTAATTCTTGTGCTATTGCAATTTGCATATGATGCCCAGGTATTCCTTCATGATAAGCTAAAGCTTCCATCTGATAAGAAGGCATACTCGCCATATCATACATATTTGCATAATACGTTCCTGGACGAGAACCATCTATAGCTGGTTGTTGATAAAATGCTTTTCCTGCAGATTTTTCTCTAAATGCCTCCACAGCTTTTACTTGTAAATCTGCTTTTGGTTTAGTAATGAAAAGCTCATCTAATCTACCTTTCATTGTGTTAATCATATCCGTTGCTTTATCCATGTACTCTTTTCTACCTTCGTCTGTAGCTGCAAAATAGAATTGTTTATCCGTTTTCATAAACTGGAAGAACTCTTGTAATGTTCCTTTAAATCCTACTTTCTTCATGATTTCTTTCATTTCACTATGAATTCTTTTTACCTCTGAGAGACCTATGTTATGAATTTCATCAGCAGTTAAATTTGTTGTAGTAGTTCTTTGTAAAGCGTTATTATAAAATGCTTCTCCGTTCGGAAATTTCCAAGCACCATCGTCTGTAGTAGCAACATTCTGTTGTTCTTCAAGTGTACTAATGAGAGCCTTGTAACCAGCTAAAACATCTTCTTTTAATGCTTTCTTAGCTTGATCTATTAGTTCTTGTTTTTCTTTAGCTTCTAATTCAAGTTTAGCAACTTTAGTCTCAAAATCATTTAGCAATGTGCTCTTCTCATTAGAATTATCAAAAGGTTGACCTTTAATTAAATTTTTTGAATCGTCTAAAACTTTAGTAAAAACAAATTTTGGAATCATGATTCCCGCGTCTTGTCTCTTTTTTAGATTTTCAGAAAGTTGAATAAACATTGGTTTAATACCTTCTAATCTACAAATATAATCCTCAGCATCCTTTTGACTATTTATTTGATGCATATTGATTAAAAAGGCCGGAATCTCAGCTTGAGCTCCATGCATTTGATTTACTGGATATGTATATAATCTATATTTATCATCTTCGATGGTATTTTCTAAATTCTGTTTAAATAAATCGTAACTCAATTTAGTATTTACATCTAAAGCTTTACTATTTACAGAATCTGTAATCCATTTTAGCGCTTTCTTTGTTAAATCTAATTCTTTATCTAAAAAAGAATCTGATATATCATCCCATTTATCGGCATCTTTTTTTATTCCTAAATACGTTTGATACATTGGATGTAAATCTAATGATTGCTCAAACTGCTTTTGAAAAAATGCATTGACCTTAGCTGATTCTTTTTTAATTTCTTCATCTGAAGGAAGCTTCTCTTCAGTACTAGTTTTACAAGACATGCTAGTTACTAATAAGGATACTAAAACATGCTTTGATAGGTGCGTAAACTTCATTGTTAAATTGTATTTGAATTATAAAAATAGACAAAAAAAAATCGAAACAAATTTGTTTCGATTTTAATACTTTTAAGCCTCACCAGTGGTTCCTCCAAAATTCATAGGAATAGGTGGCTGCTCATAATCTTTTATCTCTCCATGTGCTTGTTCAAACTTTCTGACATTATCTAATAAGGCTTTTGTTAGTCTTTTAGCGTGCTGTGGAGTTAATATAATTCTAGATTTAACTTTTGCTTTTGGAACACCCGGCATAATGTTAATAAAATCAACAATGAATTCAGAAACCGAGTGATTAATAATAGCAAGGTTACTATACGTTCCTTCTGCTATTTCTTGATCTAATTCTATATTAATTTGTGGGTCTTTGTTTTCTTCCATTTTGAATATAGTATTAACTAAAAAGACCTCTTAGCGAGGTCTTTTTAAATTCTATTATAAGCTTTTTTCTATCTCCTCTTTAGGACCTACGATAATGTTATCATAAGATCTAAGACCTGTACCTGCTGGTATACGCTTACCTACAATTACATTTTCTTTTAATCCTTCTAGAGTATCAATCTTACCGTTTACAGCTGCTTCATTTAACACTTTAGTTGTTTCCTGGAACGACGCTGCAGAAATAAATGACTTAGTTTGTAACGAAGCTCTTGTAATACCTTGTAATACTTGCTCTGCTGTTGCAGGTTGAGCATCTCTTGCTGAAACTAATTCTTTATCTTGTCTACGTAAAATTGAGTTTTCATCTCTTAATTGACGCGAAGTAACTAATTGACCTGCTTTTAAGTTTTCAGAATCTCCAGCTTCTTCTACAACTTTCATTCCGTAAATCTTATCATTCTCTTCAATAAAGTCGTTCTTGTGCGCTAATTGATTTTCTAAGAATAAAGTATCTCCTGAATCGATGATTTTTACTTTACGCATCATTTGACGTACGACTACCTCAAAATGCTTATCGTTAATTTTCACCCCTTGTAAACGATATACTTCTTGTATTTCATTTACTAAGTACTCTTGTACTGCAGAAGGTCCTTTAATTCTTAAGATATCAGCTGGAGTTGTAGCTCCATCAGATAATGGCATACCCGCTTTAATAAAGTCATTCTCTTGAACTAAAATTTGGTTCGATAACTTCACTAAGTATTTCTTAATATCTCCAGTTTTAGACTCAACTATAATCTCACGATTACCACGTTTAATCTTACCGAAAGAAACAACACCGTCTATTTCAGCAACTACTGCAGGGTTAGAAGGATTACGTGCTTCGAATAATTCCGTTACACGTGGTAAACCTCCGGTAATATCCCCAGCCTTTCCAGACTTACGAGGTATCTTAACTAAAGTTTGTCCTTCTTCTACTTTATCTCCATTATCAACCATTAAATGAGCACCTACTGGTAAACTATACGAACGTAATGCGTTACCATCAGCATCTTCAATAATTAAAGATGGAATAATCTTTTTATTCTTAGAATCAGTAATTACTTTTTCTTGGAATCCTGTTTGTTCATCAACTTCTACAGAGTAGTTAATACCTTGCTCTAAATTGTCAAACTTAACTTTTCCTCCAAATTCTGAAACAATAACTCCGTTGAATGGATCCCACTGACATACAGCATCTCCTTTCTTTATTGACTTTCTATCTTTATCAAAAATGATAGAACCGTAAGGAATATTGTTAGTACTTAAAGTAATTCCAGTTTTCTTATCTACTATTTTGATTTCAGCAGTACGAGCAATTACGATATCAACTTCTTCTCCGTTAGTATCTTTACCGCGCACAGTTCTTAAATCTTCAATCTTAACATTACCATCGAACTTAGCTATTAACTTGTTATCCTCAGAAATGTTTCCTGCAACCCCTCCAACGTGGAACGTACGTAATGTTAACTGTGTACCTGGTTCTCCAATCGACTGCGCAGCAATTACACCAACAGCTTCACCTCTTTGAACCTTTTTAGCAGTAGATAAACTCTTACCGTAACATTGAGCACAAATTCCTCGTTTAGACTCACAAGTTAATGGAGAACGAACTTCTACTCTATCAATTCCTGACTCTTGTACTTTAGCTGCTAGTTCATAAGTAATTAATTCACCAGCTTTAACTAATACTTCGTCAGAAGTTGGGTGATAAACATCATGTAAAGAAACTCTACCTTCAATTCTGTCAGCTAAAGACTCAACAATTTCATCATTCTTCTTTAATGGAGTTACTTCTAATCCTCTTAAAGTACCACAATCAACCTCATTTACAATTACATCTTGAGATACATCTACTAAACGACGAGTTAAGTAACCAGCATCGGCAGTTTTTAATGCGGTATCGGCTAATCCTTTACGAGCACCGTGAGTAGAGATAAAGTATTCTAAAATTGAAAGACCTTCTTTAAAGTTAGAAAGAATCGGGTTTTCAATAATTTCTCCACCACCTGCTGTAGATTTTTTAGGTTTTGCCATTAATCCACGCATACCAGTTAACTGACGAATTTGCTCTTTAGATCCACGAGCTCCAGAATCTAACATCATAAATACAGAGTTAAATCCTTGTTGATCCTCACGTAAACGTTTCATCGATAACTCTGTTAATCTGTTGTTCGTAGAACCCCAAACATCAATTACCTGATTATAACGTTCTTTTTGAGTTAACATACCCATGTTATAGTTCATAACGATTCCATCAACTTCTTTGTTAGCTTCAGCAATCATTGTGTGCTTTTCTTCAGGAATAATGATATCTCCTAATGAGAATGATAATCCTCCTTGGAAAGCGAACTTATATCCCATTCCCTTAATAGCATCTAAGAATCTACCAACTGCAG
This genomic window from Tenacibaculum sp. 190524A05c contains:
- the rpoC gene encoding DNA-directed RNA polymerase subunit beta', with amino-acid sequence MARKNEKYTVKKFNKISIGLASPESILEASKGEVLKPETINYRTHKPERDGLFCERIFGPVKDYECACGKYKRIRYKGIVCDRCGVEVTEKKVRRDRVGHINLVVPVAHIWYFRSLPNKMGYLLGLPSKKLDMIIYYERYVVIQPGMAKNAEGEPLQKLDFLTEEEYLDIVDALPQDNQYLEDTDPNKFIAKMGAECLIDLLARIDLDELSYQLRHKANTETSKQRKNEALKRLNVVEAFRESQKNRENKPEWMIMKVVPVIPPELRPLVPLDGGRFATSDLNDLYRRVIIRNNRLKRLMEIKAPEVILRNEKRMLQESVDSLFDNTRKASAVKTESNRPLKSLSDSLKGKQGRFRQNLLGKRVDYSARSVIVVGPELKLYECGLPKDMAAELYKPFVIRKLIERGIVKTVKSAKKIIDRKEPVVWDILENVIKGHPVLLNRAPTLHRLGIQAFQPKLIEGKAIRLHPLVCTAFNADFDGDQMAVHLPLGPEAILEAQLLMLASHNILNPANGAPITVPSQDMVLGLYYMTKERKSTPELVIKGEGLTFYSPEEVTIAFNEGRVDLNAGIKVRTKDVENGEQVTKIIQTTVGRVLFNEVVPEAAGYINEVLTKKSLRGIIGNILKVTDIPAVGRFLDAIKGMGYKFAFQGGLSFSLGDIIIPEEKHTMIAEANKEVDGIVMNYNMGMLTQKERYNQVIDVWGSTNNRLTELSMKRLREDQQGFNSVFMMLDSGARGSKEQIRQLTGMRGLMAKPKKSTAGGGEIIENPILSNFKEGLSILEYFISTHGARKGLADTALKTADAGYLTRRLVDVSQDVIVNEVDCGTLRGLEVTPLKKNDEIVESLADRIEGRVSLHDVYHPTSDEVLVKAGELITYELAAKVQESGIDRVEVRSPLTCESKRGICAQCYGKSLSTAKKVQRGEAVGVIAAQSIGEPGTQLTLRTFHVGGVAGNISEDNKLIAKFDGNVKIEDLRTVRGKDTNGEEVDIVIARTAEIKIVDKKTGITLSTNNIPYGSIIFDKDRKSIKKGDAVCQWDPFNGVIVSEFGGKVKFDNLEQGINYSVEVDEQTGFQEKVITDSKNKKIIPSLIIEDADGNALRSYSLPVGAHLMVDNGDKVEEGQTLVKIPRKSGKAGDITGGLPRVTELFEARNPSNPAVVAEIDGVVSFGKIKRGNREIIVESKTGDIKKYLVKLSNQILVQENDFIKAGMPLSDGATTPADILRIKGPSAVQEYLVNEIQEVYRLQGVKINDKHFEVVVRQMMRKVKIIDSGDTLFLENQLAHKNDFIEENDKIYGMKVVEEAGDSENLKAGQLVTSRQLRDENSILRRQDKELVSARDAQPATAEQVLQGITRASLQTKSFISAASFQETTKVLNEAAVNGKIDTLEGLKENVIVGKRIPAGTGLRSYDNIIVGPKEEIEKSL